The Leptidea sinapis chromosome 24, ilLepSina1.1, whole genome shotgun sequence region gatatcatgaatggtaatttcattataatttgaCAGATTCTATGATGGTATTTGCAAATGGGAAGAAGGCAGTCAAACACCTATTTTACACATTGGGTGGGCTAAGCCTCTGGTGAGCACTATATCCAAATTTGATGCAGAAGTAAGAGCACAAGTAAATATTGTTTGTGACACAGATAGTGGTAAGATTGGCGACGAAACAAAAACTCTGGCCGACATTGAGAGTGAAGGTAAAGATTTTCAGGAGAGCAATGACAGTTGGAACAACAAAGTGTCAGACAATAAGATGTCAGTAAGGGAGCAGTTGACAGCTGCTGTCAATAGTAGACCTAAAGTCACTCTGTACAGTCACAAGATGGCCGCTCTCAAGCCATTATTATTGGCTGAACGGCTCAACACCCATGCTCTACAATTACAATTGACTGCACAGAGTCAACTTCAAATACCTCACACACAAAGACGCGATGAGGACGAACTGAATACAGCGTCTATATCACGGGCAAAACGCGCGCGTCGGGAACGTTAATGAAACTAATTTATTTGAGCTAATGAACAAACAGTATTTCGTAACCTACCGGAAATTATTATTTCTCATTCATGTAAATAGTTAAGATAGCGAGTAATCATATTGCTATCTAACTAGGACTAATAATTTACTTGCACTAGattgatttttatgttttatgctTATTTTACTTATGCAAGAATGCTATGTATACCTAACTAAATGTAATGACTCTACCTCTTTAAGTCGTTTGCATGAGTTTTTAAGAGCCTGTGTAATAATTCCTGTAGGATAAATCTCATTCAGATTTTCCAAAGAGATTTTCGCACCTCTGCAATGAAATTGTGTATGTACAACCGAGACTGTTACTTTCTAAAGTACAAATCTCATAAGtggatatatttttgtataggtAGTTTTTAACTCTGTTAGAAAGTGTCATTGTTTTCTAAGTGTATAGTTGTTTAACAATTAAGTAGTACGTTTAAAtacattctttttaatttaagaatgaAGCTTTACCTACAATTCGACTGCAATACGACACAGAGTGAAActctgtataattttattttttccttgTCTTTAGATATTGTTTAAGTAGTTTATTAAAAGTTTAACTCTACCAAGTAGAagtgtataaattatattgtgatgTAAAAGTTTAGAAACTCTTGTTTGTTATGTTGATAAATTACCGATAAAATCATAATCGTTCTTACGCATAGTAGGCCAATTGGTCGCCTTACATTGGGACAATTTTTGTAGGTGGCAAGTCATGTCTGTTTACACTCACACGCAAGTTACAAAATGTAGCTGTCTTTTCTATCACTGTTTGGCGTCAGAATCATTTTTGCATCATTTCAATGTGTAAGTATGCGGAACACAATtgcttattttgtaattataataacgtatttatattgataatgaAGTGCAAATATCCGACGTGAAACCAAGCTAGGGATATTTCTAATAAGTGATTGATTCCAgctaaaaaaacaataaaaaaacgtTGAAAATTACCTACCATGCGATTACAACCTCccaacaatataaaaaaacaacttgataagaaaacattcataaataataaatatgtactagttttgttttatttttattcttttgtatCAGGATATATGATATATAGTTAAGTATGTTTGTTAAAAGTTGTAGGTTTGTAGGTTTTAGCTCTTAAattcatttcattaatattgtaatatgcTATCAAATGTACGtcttctgtatttttttttttattttttccgatAGATGTCTTATTTCCTAAATTGTGTTGTCCAAATTAAGAAAGAAATGCAGTCGTTTGAGTAAAATAAGCTGTAACGAAGTGATAGTAATGGTACTTTATGCAATTAGAAAGAGACAGAGAGTGAAGCTTATGACGCCGCCATTTTGTTATTAACAATAGTTACCAATAATAGTAACTACAAGTACTACGTAGACAGCGATATTTATTCCGTCACAAATAGAAGGCTTCAAGTACCCGTTAATAGCCAGGTTCGCAAACATTCGATTAATAACGAGTTTCAATAATATCATTGAGTTATGTTCACTTTATTAAAATCGAGTGGCATGTTTATATCACACGAACATATTTTAACACAGATTAGAGCGAAATGAggatttttacataataatatggttaTAGGTATTTCCTTTAATTGCAAAGGTATTTAACGCTTTTTTAATTTCGGCGGACTAGAAAGAAAGGGGTGTCCTATTTTCTCTGGGTCCTTGCAgtatctttatataaaaatatttaccttCACTACTTTATTCACATGCaggtatgatttttttttcatacctATGCACTATTGACGCGTTACTTCATGGCACCGTTGGCAAGCCTGTGCATAGGAACACGGACGAGTTAataaaagaaggactccgcgccgtgatattagcaagtgaagcaccattatgctagtgtgtgtgcgggaacacaattttttctcccttaaataatcaaatatggccacaaatacttatatagtatcgtttttacactttttcacaacgcacgacggcatttttaaaatattttatttagacgtaaactgatctgtcagagacgatgacaattcacattatggccgcctatcggcctgtagtagtgtaagtgtgtgcgtggggctatgcatttacacgttaatcggcttgttttggtgctacgctgttatataaggtgacacggagtccttatttttttactagtccgtgcataggaaatacttattaattacattttgccGTATAACATGTAGCAATGAGGTCCAAAGCACcctaacaatattgttttcgtATTTTTTACCAACGTAAAAGGTTTAGTATTTTGCATATTAACTCACATCTTTAAAACTAAATCAAATCACGTGTTAATGTGGCACATGGCTAAAgactcaatattattttttatctgttgtattatacttacttaaatattcgttttattagcATAGAagcaaatgtattttttaacttcTATGGTAGGTACTTATACAGACACTGGTAATGTTATTtaagaatatataaattaatcatTGTACAAAATATGTTATCATGAATTTGCATTTAATTATACCTACAgcatttaatatttgaatattaatgcATTTAAGTGTAGCAATTAAACTTTTTCTTGGTTATAGGaattacaatgaaatattaagttattgtattattataaatattttgttttagtgtaTAACACAAACcttgcaacaataattattttaagtcacgctgtttataaaataaaatatatttggtgtGATACCGTAATAACCGATAATGTCTCTTCCCGCAGTCTGCACTGAGCATTTCAACTctttagggactacgcgcacttattcacctccattcgcgtttcgctgaacgattttggtcacacttatacagctctgcttctatcaatcgcgtacggcgtcgtaagaatgagaataataactttaaatcacgtctgcactctttaatctttgcgtgcataatgattacgtcaaatcaatgcaggaacaatacatgtcgcaacttgtcgacgaggagtcgcgaaccatccctgtaaagagctattccgccgcattcgacggcgatcagcgctgtacgcggcggaacagcgccgaacgctctctatagcattcgcataataaaaacacatttatcctcattttgtgctggtttgccgcgaaagcagaatggacgcggaaagctgaatcgacgcgtacacgtctccatacaaaattatattattataaaatatcattaatgtgCGATAGCCATAATgctctattttatattattactattttatattattttatggcaCTCGTCACCTGTCGTTAAAgatttataatatacctataattaaatttgctaacaataaatattaagttcTGTTGTAGGTTACCGCTATTGATCCTTGAAAACAAAAATCTGAacttttaaactttataattgGGAGAAACACGacgtatgaaatattttaaaacgggCTTAAACGGTTGAAAAAAAGTCTAGCAGTGTGTGTGCCTCTACCTTTGTGCGGACTGTGTGGAACATTCAACCTCTTTGCTCTCGTggataatattgtattgtaccGACCCACCGATTGATGTTGAATGTTGAGTTATCCAGGCATTGAGgaacattataaattataagaatGTTTAAAAACTTACATGATTAATACGTCTTGCTgttacacaataaataaaaacaggccagattaaTACTTTggtgtgcgtaacaagctacgtcttacactcgcgatgtacgagcattgctcaaaatagaggtgaattctaaattcaattattttcgacgatttcacagctgtcatagtctatctagacgtattaatgatcttaGTTAAAAACGTACCTGTAACAATAGTCAAGAATTCTCTAGAatatgcattatttttaaatttcattcggTAGTGTACACcgctatataattattaaaaatattaaacgttacttaaagtattttaaacataatgtaAAAACAGCCAATCGACGCGGACAATGACGTCATAGTtcaaataacaaacaaacaagcgTTGAGGATTGGTTGAAAAGAGACATTTATTGCTATTCTTTTAGTACATCAAATAAACAATGGCGGCTATTTCGATTTCTCAGAAATAATTTCTCTTATTAAATGTCAATTtcttgctcaaatcataattatcaccaataattaattactctgtaattaatttttttttgtgacatCATTTCAGGCTTGtccgtaaatatttttaaattttgagtaAGTTACATTATGTCGTTTGAACCTCCTTGTGCAGAGCTACTATGGCTCAAAACATGATACAGGAATTATAAACTAAAGTAAATTAAGTCTTaaatgtcatttatttattattattttagtattctTATTCACGTCAGTAAAAATTCTACCACTGCTTCGAAATAaccaattttgtttaaataaaactgagTTTAACATATAAAAGCAATAATTTAAGTACTCTTTATTGAGTTATGGGATGGCGTTTTCTATAGAAATGTTATTTTTCGTGTGCTATAAATTTATTCTGTAATTACACTTTCAcatataatttacaaaacaaaccCAAAATGTATTCCAGCTAGTTtccatgaaaataaatttataatttataaatgtatacaataattctctttaaatttaacattaatgttacttaaaatcGATAATCTGTGAGTTTGTTATTcgttatttttcttatattgtGTCAAATGGTCATTCTTGTAATCATGTGTACTATACCTCTACTATACCTGTGTTTTCTCCTATATATCCCGATTAggtacaaaaattttaattaggtaCAGCAATCAATAAAGTTAcgaaaaaaagagtgtgtgtacttatgtacacgcgttagaagttatacttctttggcgtatggaaaaataaataaaattttaacaaatagttattAGTCAATGCTATcatatatgaaattgatttaataaaaacaccaaaataatatttatttattcacactgtttaattgtactgttacgaaacacgtgttctaaatataaaaatactagaatatacaactttaacatagttatcgattttcatgccacctagaactaacttcatgatgtagaattcaggtgtcatctcatcatttttctccatcgcgccaaaagaagtataacttcaaaaaatttttaaattgtttgggATAAGTCAATATTTCCAGTATGATGGCGCTGGAAAAGATAATTTAGTAGCTCGTTGACAATCTAGATGttgtactatatatatatatattgtagacgttaaaatattttttaattaccgTCCCTTCcgttgttttcttttaaaatatttacatagttgtaatttatattcattagaatattatatagatGTATATATTGTActgatacatatttttttaatgtttattttgcagcattatagtaatttttattagcTACGTTGATTATCACATCAAATAGCCTTAGaaaattaatacgtctagatagagtctcttgcttttagacaaccgataaaaacagccCAGGAATATTagtagtgtgcgtgataagctacgtcttacactcgcgatttgtatgacactttttttttcgacgttttaacagctgtcatagtctatccaaatgtattaatgatctaagcaGGTAGCAATGAAAACAGTGAGTACCTATATTGATGATTGTGATAGTAGGTCCTGAAGTTAATAACcttgtaataaaatacattttttgttaatCACACTATTCCAAATTGAACTTACTGAAAATTATTTTCCATTTACCTATACTTTGATTTCCTAATAAAACGTGTATTTTAGTTTGCTTTTCGTTTTAAAATCACAATCACATACCTACTGTAATATTTTCACTGTTCGATTATCATCAATTCTATTTTCTCGATAagatgttatatattatatttaaatcagcTTTTGCAGTTgtgggatttttgtatatattattatgtattatgctTTCTTCAATCAGTATGTACCTACAACagattattaatgaaataaatacttaaccGAGTGTGTGttctttcatttaatatttattacctacAGGTTTCTACGCTTAGAGTTTGTATCGTATCCCATCGATTTCGGAACACTTACCTAAATGTCTCAGCCTGTATCAGCAGGGCATCGATATATGAGGCGACGTCCCCTAGGAATGACCACAGAACTGAAAATTAAAGTGAAGGCCAAATTTGGCAAGCGATGGGGTCTCCAACCAAAGCTCAACTATGGCTCTACACAGCAGTGGTGAGACCAATGCTCACTTATGGCTGTATAGTGTGGTGAACCAGGATCAGGCTTACAACTTGCATcgccaaattacaaaaatttcaaaGGCAAGCATGCTGTGCGGTGACGGGATGCATGAGAAGAACTCCTACCGCCGCCTTGTAAATAGCCCTGAGCATCCCTCCGCTCCACCCATTCATATATCAAGAAGCGGCAATGGCTGCGCTAAAATTAAAACATCTGAAAACACAGAGAATTGACAAAGTAAGACACCTTAGCATACTTTCAGAAGCATGGTCAGCTGGGTCACTGGTGGAAGCAGCTAGTGATAAAATAGAGCGGACATTCATGTTTgacaaaaaatacagaaaagaGCTCGAGGAAAGGAACGACAGTGTCCTTACACATCATGAGCTCGACCTCTACACAGATGGTTTGAAGACGTATTCAGGCATAGGTACGCGAGTCTTCTTGGAAGACCTAAATGTCAGCATATTCGAGGATTCTGCTAGCTGCCAATGCTATCTTGGCCAGAGAGGTTCAAGATCACACCATTAGAATACTCTCTGATAGCAAATCGGTATTACAATCCCTTCAAAGTGAGAATCAATTCCAGCATATTACTTGAATGCCACTCAGCATTAAATAAGGTGGCTGGCAAAAACAACTTAACACTTCAGTGGATCAAAGGTCACAGTGGGGTCAGGGGCAACGAGGCGGCAGACCAACTGGCTAGAAGGGGTTCTGAGACCCAACCGGTCGGACCAGAGCCTTTCCTGCCTCTGCCACATAGTTGGTTCACACTAAACACAATAAAAGCACTACATCAACAATAATGGGATAGCCTTGAGAAGTGCAGGCAAGCCAAAGCAGCTTTACCTTGCGCCGACTTGCGTTTTACCAGGGAAATCTTACTCGGTGtcgactaagattaatattatgtgcggcCACAGCCCCACAGGTCACGGCAATTTTAACAGGCAtctttttaatataggtgtcacggacagccctctatgcacaggttgcctgggggcagaggaaacagccgctcacgttctgctggaatgcagtgaggtggcaaactacagggcgaagcacctgggttcaccaggcgctcttcgggaagtcttccgAGACGATTTTCAAAATGCACCACGCTGAATGATTTGGCTCATGTACCACCGATCATGTGAATTGTTCGCGACTTACTGCTTTAGCATGTGCTCTGACAAAACTGGTTAGTGCGCCTACGCGCATCCCAGGCATGGGATATACATATCTCCACTATTgcaccttctgttgacctcacatccggagtGCTAACTGATTTCCGTGGACCTGCCTGATGCAGAGCACCGTGCCTGCAGATTGAGATGAGATTTGTTCCTTTACTGCACCCTACCCATTACTTTTCCAACaggatccagatgccgctggtGACTGTTTAGTGTCCATCGGTGGTAGTTAAACCTTAGTTTAATCTCAAAATGCCTTGTGCCGAAAACGGGTAGGTACTATCGGGGATGGGTGTCGAACAGTTTTGGTGCATGCGATACCTACGTGTGCGCTGGGATCCATCCAACTGTCGCCACATCCAAATTAGGTAACTACCCCCTTTTTACGTAAGTTGTGGAATAGATTATCAACCGCTAGCTCGTGGTTACTTGGTTGAACGAGCACCAGGTAATTAGCGATTActagtacggtttccgtcaagAGTAGCTCAGCTTGTGATTTTCTTCTTGTAGGTATATCTCACCAATATATACCTAAGTCGCAGCGTAAGACGCGATTAGTCTGGACATGGTGAAAGCCTTCGATGGAGTAACATCGATAAAGCGGTTATTGGGAAGCTGTCTTCCTATGGACTTCGcagaaaattatacaaataggTCAGCTTTGTGGCGGATCGTAGCATTAAGATTGTTATCGACGGCGCATGCGCCGTCGCGCTTATTCCCATAAACGCTGTTGTCGGTAGCTGTAttctatcccctacactgtttcttctgcatatcagtgatatgctgcaaatcagcgaCATTCATTGCCTATACAGACAGTGCGGGGTATGCTGCTTGCACTGGCCCCGCCCACATCTTTCTGGATATCAACGCCCTCTCACGTTAGTCCCTCTTTAGTCAACCTGAGTAATGGTATGGCGGGGTGTGAATGTTTGACATGAGAATAGTATTCGATTAAAGTATTACTCAAAACTACTCTAATCTGTGCTCTTAGGTAGGCACTTAGAATAGACATATAATACCTATTACGTAGTATTCTCTGAGAGCAAATTATTGTGAGTTTtctctatatataatatactagcggacccaacagacgttgttgaagaatcggtccagacgttaagaggagatcactaacatacgcagAAGAATTATATGTGAACTTATTGAGAATCGTTTAGATTCTGTCGATcgttctcaaattcactggaacactcttaaaaaatcatctaaaacggtccaccaccaccaccatttaggaggtagttcaattgttaATCTAATCCATcatcgaatccacctgaagacaacacagaaaatttcattcaaatcggtccagccgtttaggaggagttcactgttaACGCACGTAAGAAGAATTGTAGATATAAAGATAGGTGTATTATCTATGTAGCTCTCGATAGAGTATCAACGAGTAGCATATTCTTTGTTATGTAGGTTACTATAGCAACAACagtataaacaataaataacgTAGGTACCTACCTTGTATTTTAAATgcgaaaaattaattaaataataaaaattaattaataaaaactattgtgTCGTTATAGGATCTTTAAATTCAGAATGTCAATACCTGAGTTAGCTGTAGAGTTACTAAAGAAATCTATTAAGGAAGCAAAATGTAACTCAACTGTaaccaatattataataacagggaATAAAAACGTTGTAAGTCTATGATTAAGtagaagataatataaaactgaTTAAACATCGAATTAAGTTATGTGAAGTCAAACTTAGAATTAATTTAAGTATTCCTGCTTGAATatcagtttttatttaactactttcAACAAGTTTTTTCAGGGTAAATCAAGCCTTATAAATGCGTTTCTCGAAAAGAATGATAAGCCCCGAGAAACAAAAGTATTGGAATATTCTTTCGGTAGAAAATCATCTCAAAAATCGGGGATTGAAAAATGTATATGCCATGTTTGGGAATACAGTGGAAAACTAGAGATGCTTAAGGATGTATTGACTCCCATTCCGATAAATGACaacttctatatctgtgtcatGATAGACCTAAGTAAAGTAAAATGTATCTGGAACATAATagaaacatgccttcagatcatTACTGAAAAATACCAGTCAACGGTATATGAGATAATTATAATCGGTGGGAAATacgatattttcaaaaattatggTACGTCtatgtttttattgaatacCAGCTGACCCACTCAAATTTGCGCGGTTGGTGATATTAACGATGTAATTGCCATCAtattacgtgggtaacactgaaaatgtttagaactggtcagttagaaacattgctaatgaaaacgcttttttaatttaaattttagaactctttggtaacctaatgtagtatgttgcattcatttgtcatttgtttttgtgaattggcggcaaatctaaaactcttgttacacgtgaaaatgaacctaacgcgagaaaattttcggtcaattatttattatgacgtTCGTTGTTGGCtcactcaacaacaaagctatgataggctgcgattagcatttcttaatgaagccccatctcgtgccactatttacaattggtttaacgagtttaagcgtggacgtagagatctcaatgatgatccgcgtgagggaagtcctttaacagcgacaactgaagataacatcagcgctgtgcgacgcatgaaagagaaagataagagagtgacctatcagcagataccgGCAatcctaggcattggtatgtgtcaagttgaaaaaatattacacgaacatttaggcgtcaggaagctttgtaccagatggagtccccatactttaaccgacgaccagaaacaccttcgcatggactggtgtcgccaaatgttagataagctgctgtatttgacatcgtcacaggtgatgaaagctggaaatattgctacgaacccgaaaccaaaagacaatcagctcagtgggtgtctcctttcgaggatcggccaactaaggtaaagaaaggaaggaGTCAAGGAAAAAATATGCTTGCCttattctttggtcggaaaggttcattcatttcgcgacagttgtgctagaagatggaaggacagttactgcagactggtatgttaatcgctgtttgcctgttgtcttggaaaaattcgacagcacttccctcgaagcaggatcctccttcaccacgacaatgattcagcgcactccgcaatacggactgttgaatatttgactatggcatgtgtcgagataatgagtcatctgccatacagtcctgacctggcgccctgcgacttttatttattcccaagaactaaagataaaattcgaggtagttattcgctttacgagccctgaagatgcggtgaaagcgtatgAAAAttccatagaagagacccctaaggaagaatgggcccactgcttttctcagtggttccatcgaatgcggcgatgtgtagagaggaacggagattacttcgaaaaacaataaaagtattggcaactttctacattaagccgtttttcattttctaaacattttcagtgttacctaggtattgaTTCAGCTGACTTTAGTCCGTAAGATTCATACATAAAAAAtgatttgagtaggtatagGACAAAAACCTAAATGCGAAATAACCTACGTGTGTTTATATGTACTTACCTACCTACTATAATATGGtatctatattaattattttcagacTCAGAAATCAAAAAGCACGTGTGCACCATGATAAGAAGTATTGCACTTCTGTATAACGCACACGTAATATTTCACTCAACGAAAGAACCACCACTACTCAGGAGGTCGAAGGAAGTATTCTATAGCATGGGATTCGGGAAAGGCATCACATTGAAGGACAGAAACATAAACTTTACAAAGCctttaattattcctaaagggTCCGATACTTGGGAAAATATTGGCATTCCTGTCTCAAATTTAGACcaagtaataagtatttttattatatatagatttaaaatgagtaaattttgttaatttccaAAGGTG contains the following coding sequences:
- the LOC126971666 gene encoding cytoplasmic dynein 2 light intermediate chain 1; amino-acid sequence: MSIPELAVELLKKSIKEAKCNSTVTNIIITGNKNVGKSSLINAFLEKNDKPRETKVLEYSFGRKSSQKSGIEKCICHVWEYSGKLEMLKDVLTPIPINDNFYICVMIDLSKVKCIWNIIETCLQIITEKYQSTVYEIIIIGGKYDIFKNYDSEIKKHVCTMIRSIALLYNAHVIFHSTKEPPLLRRSKEVFYSMGFGKGITLKDRNINFTKPLIIPKGSDTWENIGIPVSNLDQIKNRYIARVTPEVDLQNNNSAIARNRTHPEPILDALSNLKYDELRNIACFDPAISEYLAGLNCIGHVKMH